From one Streptomyces sp. NBC_01478 genomic stretch:
- a CDS encoding ribonuclease domain-containing protein translates to MRFPPRITRIGAAAAVLSTVLVGGAVATATPAAAAVGSICYSALPDQAYDTLDLIATNGPFPYSQDGTVFRNQEGILPSQASGYYHEYTVKTPGSSTRGARRIITGNKTQEDYYTADHYVTFKLINFGC, encoded by the coding sequence ATGAGATTCCCCCCACGAATCACTCGCATCGGCGCCGCAGCCGCCGTTCTGTCCACCGTTCTGGTCGGCGGCGCCGTCGCCACCGCGACCCCGGCGGCCGCCGCGGTCGGCAGCATCTGCTACAGCGCCCTGCCCGACCAGGCGTACGACACGCTCGACCTGATCGCGACGAACGGCCCCTTCCCCTACTCGCAGGACGGCACCGTCTTCCGGAACCAGGAAGGCATCCTGCCGAGCCAGGCGTCCGGTTACTACCACGAGTACACGGTCAAGACGCCCGGTTCGTCGACGCGCGGAGCGCGCCGCATCATCACCGGCAACAAGACCCAAGAGGACTACTACACCGCTGACCACTACGTCACGTTCAAACTGATCAACTTCGGCTGCTGA
- a CDS encoding cytochrome P450 family protein gives MTEAVDLGEFGEEFRRDPHPVYAMLRERGPVHLVRLPRADQSYVTWLIVGHEEARAALADPRLAKDGGKIGVTFLDEELIGKYLLAADPPQHTRLRGLITRAFTMRRVEELRPRVQQITDELLDAMLPFGHADLVDALSYPLPITVICELLGVPDMDRAEFRKLSTEVVAPIDPGGSYDAFVRLAEYLDDLIADKRRAGPSGDLLSDLIRTTAEDGDRLSPQELRGMAFILLIAGHETTVNLLTNGVHALLAHPDQLAALRADMTLLDGAIEEMLRYEGPVENGTFRFAAEPLDIAGTLIRKGDAVMVGLTAADRDAGRYPAPDRFDIRRDTRGHLAFGHGIHYCLGAPLARLEARTAIRTLLERAPALSLDGPPGEWLPGMLMRGMRSLPVRW, from the coding sequence ATGACTGAGGCAGTCGATTTAGGAGAGTTCGGCGAGGAGTTCCGACGGGACCCGCATCCGGTGTACGCCATGCTGCGGGAGCGGGGCCCGGTGCACCTCGTGCGCCTGCCGAGGGCGGACCAGTCCTACGTGACCTGGCTGATCGTGGGACACGAGGAGGCGCGCGCGGCCCTCGCCGACCCGCGGCTGGCGAAGGACGGCGGCAAGATCGGGGTGACGTTCCTCGACGAGGAGCTGATCGGCAAGTATCTCCTGGCCGCCGACCCGCCCCAGCACACCCGCCTGCGCGGACTGATCACGCGCGCGTTCACCATGCGCCGCGTCGAGGAACTGCGCCCGCGCGTCCAGCAGATCACCGACGAACTCCTCGACGCGATGCTGCCGTTCGGCCACGCCGACCTGGTCGACGCGCTCTCCTACCCGCTGCCCATCACCGTGATCTGCGAGCTCCTCGGCGTGCCCGACATGGACCGCGCGGAGTTCCGCAAGCTGTCCACCGAGGTGGTCGCACCCATCGATCCGGGCGGCTCGTACGACGCGTTCGTCCGGCTCGCCGAGTACCTCGACGACCTGATCGCGGACAAGCGCCGCGCCGGCCCGAGCGGGGACCTCCTCAGCGACCTGATCCGCACCACCGCCGAGGACGGCGACCGGCTCTCCCCGCAGGAACTGCGGGGCATGGCCTTCATCCTGCTCATCGCCGGCCACGAGACCACCGTCAACCTCCTCACCAACGGCGTCCACGCCCTCCTCGCCCACCCCGACCAACTCGCCGCCCTGCGCGCCGACATGACCCTCCTCGACGGCGCGATCGAGGAGATGCTGCGCTACGAGGGCCCGGTGGAGAACGGCACGTTCCGCTTCGCCGCGGAGCCCCTGGACATCGCCGGCACCCTCATCAGGAAGGGCGACGCGGTCATGGTCGGCCTGACCGCCGCAGACCGCGACGCGGGCCGCTATCCCGCCCCCGACCGCTTCGACATCCGCCGCGACACCCGCGGCCACCTCGCCTTCGGCCACGGCATCCACTACTGCCTGGGCGCCCCCTTGGCCCGCCTCGAAGCACGCACGGCGATACGCACCCTGCTGGAGCGCGCCCCCGCCCTCTCCCTGGACGGTCCGCCCGGCGAATGGCTCCCCGGCATGCTGATGCGCGGGATGCGGTCGTTGCCGGTGCGCTGGTAG
- the alc gene encoding allantoicase yields MTAIPRFTGDANPYGGGDPYADYRTADFPFTRYANLADRQLGAGVIAANDEFFAQRENLLVPGPAEFDPEHFGHKGKIMDGWETRRRRGTSADHPWPTAEDHDWALVRLGAPGVIRGIVVDTAHFRGNYPQAVSVEGVSLPGSPSPEDLLSDEVKWTPLVPRTPVGGHAANGFSISTEQRFTHLRVNQHPDGGIARLRVHGEVVPDPGWLAALGTFDVVALENGGSAEDASNLFYSPATNTIQPGRSRKMDDGWETRRRRDRGNDWIRYRLAAQSRIRAVEIDTAYLKGNSAGWASVSVRDGETGDWTELLPRTRLQPDTNHRFVLPTPAIGTHARVDIHPDGGISRLRLFGSLTERGAATLAARHQELGG; encoded by the coding sequence GTGACGGCGATTCCCCGTTTCACCGGCGACGCGAACCCCTACGGAGGAGGTGACCCGTACGCGGACTACCGCACCGCCGACTTCCCCTTCACCCGCTACGCCAACCTCGCCGACCGACAGCTCGGCGCCGGTGTCATCGCCGCCAACGACGAGTTCTTCGCCCAGCGCGAGAACCTCCTCGTGCCCGGGCCCGCCGAGTTCGACCCCGAGCACTTCGGCCACAAGGGCAAGATCATGGACGGCTGGGAGACGCGCCGCCGCCGTGGCACCTCGGCGGACCACCCCTGGCCGACGGCGGAGGACCACGACTGGGCACTGGTCCGCCTCGGCGCCCCTGGCGTCATCCGGGGCATCGTGGTCGACACGGCGCACTTCCGGGGCAACTACCCGCAGGCGGTGTCCGTCGAGGGCGTATCGCTGCCGGGCTCCCCGTCCCCCGAGGACCTGCTCTCCGACGAGGTGAAGTGGACGCCCCTGGTCCCGCGCACGCCGGTCGGCGGCCACGCGGCGAACGGTTTCTCCATCTCGACCGAGCAGCGCTTCACCCACCTCCGCGTCAACCAGCACCCCGACGGCGGCATCGCGCGCCTGCGGGTCCACGGCGAGGTCGTGCCCGACCCGGGCTGGCTGGCGGCGCTGGGCACGTTCGACGTGGTCGCCCTGGAGAACGGCGGCAGCGCCGAGGACGCCTCCAACCTCTTCTACTCACCGGCCACCAACACCATCCAGCCCGGCCGCTCCCGGAAGATGGACGACGGCTGGGAGACCCGCCGCCGCCGCGACCGGGGCAACGACTGGATCCGCTACCGCCTGGCCGCCCAGTCCCGGATCCGCGCCGTGGAGATCGACACGGCGTACCTGAAGGGCAACAGCGCGGGCTGGGCGTCCGTGTCGGTACGGGACGGCGAGACCGGCGACTGGACCGAACTCCTCCCACGCACCCGCCTCCAGCCCGACACGAACCACCGCTTCGTCCTCCCCACCCCGGCGATCGGCACGCACGCACGCGTGGACATCCATCCCGACGGCGGGATCTCACGGCTGCGGCTGTTCGGCTCGCTGACGGAGCGGGGGGCGGCGACGCTGGCGGCGAGGCACCAGGAGCTGGGCGGCTGA
- a CDS encoding response regulator transcription factor gives MTAIRLLLVDDDPLVRAGLSFMMGGAADIEIVGEAADGSEVEELVDRVHPDVVLMDIRMPSVDGLTATERLRARGDAPQIIVLTTFHADEQVLRALRAGAAGFVLKDTPPAEILDAVRRVAAGDPVLSPAVTRQLMEHAAGTATDTRRARARERVAALGDREREVAVAVGQGLANAEIAGGLFMSVATVKTHVSRILAKLDLNNRVQIALLAYDAGLLEEDGESGH, from the coding sequence ATGACTGCGATCAGACTGCTCCTCGTCGACGACGACCCGCTGGTGCGGGCCGGGCTGTCCTTCATGATGGGCGGCGCCGCCGACATCGAGATCGTCGGCGAGGCCGCCGACGGCAGTGAGGTCGAGGAACTCGTCGACCGCGTCCACCCGGACGTCGTCCTCATGGACATCCGTATGCCGTCGGTGGACGGACTGACCGCCACGGAGCGGCTGCGGGCCCGCGGCGACGCGCCCCAGATCATCGTCCTCACCACCTTCCACGCCGACGAACAGGTGCTGCGCGCCCTCCGCGCGGGCGCCGCCGGATTCGTCCTCAAGGACACCCCGCCCGCCGAGATCCTCGACGCCGTACGCCGGGTCGCGGCCGGCGATCCCGTGCTGTCGCCCGCGGTCACCCGCCAGTTGATGGAGCACGCCGCGGGCACCGCCACCGACACCCGCCGGGCACGCGCGCGTGAACGCGTCGCCGCCCTGGGGGACCGCGAACGCGAGGTCGCCGTCGCCGTCGGCCAGGGCCTCGCCAACGCCGAGATCGCCGGCGGCCTCTTCATGAGCGTCGCCACCGTCAAGACCCACGTCTCCCGCATCCTGGCCAAGCTCGACCTCAACAACCGTGTGCAGATCGCCCTGTTGGCGTACGACGCGGGTCTGCTCGAAGAGGACGGGGAGAGCGGGCACTAG
- a CDS encoding DMT family transporter — MSSIAVPRTAAPRRAWLTDLPLLLVAAVWGASYLVAKDITTARTVLAVLVLRFALVLPALAAVGHRSLRALTAAQWRGAGLLGLILAGIFLLETYGVVHTSATNAGLIISLTMIFTPLAEAAVTRTRPSRAFLGAAALSVLGVLLLTQGAGFSRPSLGDLLMLLAALARTLHVLAMSRSRAVRGADALPLTTVQLATAVAVFAILSAGTDTTPWATAADFGAREWAGLLFLSAFCTLFAFFVQMWAVRRTSPSRVSLLLGTEPLWAAAAGIALGGERLGAFGLAGGVLVLVGTAWGRGAVR, encoded by the coding sequence ATGTCCTCGATCGCCGTACCGCGGACCGCCGCGCCCCGCCGGGCCTGGCTCACCGATCTGCCTCTCCTGCTGGTCGCGGCGGTCTGGGGCGCCAGTTATCTCGTCGCCAAGGACATCACCACCGCCCGCACGGTCCTCGCCGTCCTGGTGCTGCGCTTCGCCCTCGTGCTGCCCGCCCTCGCGGCCGTCGGCCACCGCTCGCTGCGCGCCCTGACGGCCGCCCAGTGGCGCGGCGCGGGGCTCCTCGGGCTGATCCTCGCCGGGATCTTCCTCCTGGAGACCTACGGCGTCGTCCACACCTCGGCGACCAACGCGGGCCTCATCATCAGCCTCACCATGATCTTCACGCCGCTCGCCGAGGCCGCCGTGACCCGCACCCGGCCCTCCCGCGCCTTCCTGGGAGCGGCGGCCCTCTCCGTGCTCGGCGTGCTGCTGCTGACCCAGGGCGCCGGTTTCAGCCGCCCTTCCCTCGGCGACCTCCTCATGCTGCTCGCCGCCCTCGCCCGCACCCTGCACGTCCTGGCCATGTCCCGCAGCAGAGCCGTGCGGGGCGCCGACGCGCTGCCCCTGACCACCGTCCAACTCGCCACCGCCGTCGCGGTGTTCGCGATCCTGTCGGCCGGCACCGACACCACGCCGTGGGCGACGGCCGCCGATTTCGGAGCCCGCGAGTGGGCCGGGCTGCTGTTCCTGTCCGCGTTCTGCACCCTGTTCGCGTTCTTCGTCCAGATGTGGGCCGTACGCCGGACCTCGCCCTCCCGGGTCAGCCTGCTGCTCGGCACCGAGCCCCTGTGGGCCGCCGCGGCCGGTATCGCGCTCGGTGGGGAGCGGCTCGGCGCGTTCGGCCTGGCAGGCGGCGTTCTCGTGCTTGTGGGGACCGCGTGGGGGCGCGGGGCCGTACGTTAA
- a CDS encoding sensor histidine kinase, whose translation MSTVTDDRTAPVPPAFAGRRWLLPSAVADELDPDVVRRGRPRRTARDWAVDTCCFLLAVLIGLAAAQALRDDAATPHPLAVVDQLFGVLACGAVWLRRRWPVGLAIAMIPIGFVSNTAGGAAMVAVFTLAVHRPFRYVAWIGGIQLVLAPLFYWLRPDPDLPYAGAVVFTELFILTVIGWGMFVRSKRQLMLSLRDRARRAETEAELRAEQAQRLAREAIAREMHDVLAHRLTLLSVHAGALEFRPDAPREEVARAAGVIRESAHEALQDLREIIGVLRAGEPDDTGRPQPTLGALDALVTESREAGMKVTLANRVTDPAAVPASVGRTAYRIAQEALTNARKHAPGAEVTVTVTGTPGDGLVIAVHNPPPEGTVPHVPGSGQGLIGLTERATLAGGRLEHGPQEGGGFRVRAWLPWG comes from the coding sequence TTGTCGACCGTGACCGATGACAGGACAGCGCCGGTACCGCCGGCGTTCGCGGGGCGCCGATGGCTGCTGCCGTCCGCCGTGGCGGACGAACTCGATCCCGACGTCGTACGGCGCGGACGGCCCCGCCGTACCGCACGCGACTGGGCCGTCGACACCTGCTGCTTCCTGCTGGCCGTCCTCATCGGACTGGCCGCCGCGCAGGCCCTCAGGGACGACGCCGCGACCCCGCACCCCCTCGCCGTCGTGGACCAGCTCTTCGGGGTCCTCGCCTGCGGCGCGGTCTGGCTGCGCCGCCGCTGGCCGGTCGGCCTCGCGATCGCGATGATCCCCATCGGCTTCGTGTCGAACACCGCGGGCGGCGCCGCCATGGTCGCCGTCTTCACCCTCGCCGTGCACCGCCCCTTCCGCTACGTCGCCTGGATCGGCGGCATCCAGCTCGTCCTGGCCCCGCTGTTCTACTGGCTGCGCCCGGACCCCGATCTGCCGTACGCCGGCGCGGTCGTCTTCACCGAACTGTTCATCCTCACCGTCATCGGCTGGGGCATGTTCGTCCGCTCCAAGCGGCAGCTCATGCTCAGCCTGCGCGACCGCGCCCGGCGCGCCGAGACGGAGGCGGAGCTGCGGGCCGAGCAGGCCCAGCGGCTCGCCCGTGAGGCCATCGCGCGCGAGATGCACGACGTGCTCGCCCATCGGCTGACCCTGCTGAGCGTGCACGCGGGCGCCCTGGAGTTCCGCCCGGACGCGCCCCGCGAGGAGGTCGCGCGGGCGGCCGGCGTCATCCGGGAGAGCGCCCACGAGGCGCTGCAGGACCTGCGGGAGATCATCGGCGTCCTGCGCGCGGGCGAGCCCGACGACACGGGCCGTCCCCAGCCCACGCTCGGCGCCCTGGACGCGCTGGTCACCGAGTCCCGCGAGGCCGGCATGAAGGTCACCCTCGCCAACCGCGTCACCGACCCCGCCGCGGTCCCCGCCTCGGTTGGCCGCACCGCCTACCGCATCGCCCAGGAGGCGCTCACCAACGCCCGCAAACACGCCCCCGGCGCGGAGGTCACGGTGACGGTCACCGGCACCCCGGGCGACGGCCTGGTGATCGCCGTGCACAACCCGCCCCCCGAGGGCACGGTCCCGCACGTCCCCGGCTCCGGTCAGGGCCTGATCGGCCTCACCGAGCGGGCCACGCTGGCGGGCGGACGGCTGGAGCACGGCCCGCAGGAGGGCGGCGGATTCCGGGTGCGGGCGTGGCTCCCCTGGGGGTGA
- a CDS encoding AIM24 family protein — MTLQQEIVGNAMQMAVVNLNPGQTVYCEAGKFLFKTTNVTMETRLSGPPGAGQQQGGGGSGGMGGMLRQAMGTAMQVGQRALAGESLAFQYFTSHGGEGTVGFAGVLPGEMRALELDGTRAWFAEKDAFVAAESSVQFGIAFQGGRTGMSGGEGFVLEKFTGHGTVIIAGAGNFIDLNPADFGGRIEVDTGCLVAFEEGVQYGVQRVGGLNRQGLMNAVFGGEGLSLATLEGNGRVILQSLTIESLANALKKAQGGDKQGPTGGMFSTHAG, encoded by the coding sequence GTGACCCTTCAGCAAGAGATCGTCGGCAACGCCATGCAGATGGCGGTCGTCAACCTGAACCCCGGCCAGACCGTGTACTGCGAGGCCGGGAAGTTCCTCTTCAAGACGACGAACGTGACCATGGAGACCCGCCTGAGCGGCCCGCCCGGCGCCGGACAGCAGCAGGGCGGCGGTGGCTCCGGCGGCATGGGCGGCATGCTCCGCCAGGCCATGGGTACGGCCATGCAGGTCGGCCAGCGCGCGCTCGCGGGCGAGTCGCTGGCGTTCCAGTACTTCACCTCCCACGGCGGCGAGGGCACCGTCGGCTTCGCGGGCGTGCTCCCCGGTGAGATGCGCGCCCTGGAGCTGGACGGCACACGCGCGTGGTTCGCGGAGAAGGACGCCTTCGTGGCCGCCGAGTCCAGCGTCCAGTTCGGCATCGCCTTCCAGGGCGGCCGCACCGGCATGAGCGGCGGCGAGGGCTTCGTCCTGGAGAAGTTCACCGGGCACGGCACGGTGATCATCGCCGGCGCGGGCAACTTCATCGACCTGAACCCGGCCGACTTCGGCGGCCGCATCGAGGTCGACACCGGCTGCCTCGTCGCCTTCGAGGAGGGCGTCCAGTACGGCGTCCAGCGCGTCGGCGGCCTCAACCGCCAGGGCCTGATGAACGCCGTGTTCGGCGGCGAGGGCCTGTCCCTGGCCACCCTGGAGGGCAACGGCAGGGTCATCCTCCAGTCCCTCACCATCGAGAGCCTCGCCAACGCCCTGAAGAAGGCCCAGGGCGGCGACAAGCAGGGCCCGACCGGCGGCATGTTCTCGACCCACGCCGGGTGA
- a CDS encoding DUF6304 family protein has product MSAGQFWPGRYTDRHGTDAVVFESDGRELIRTTIRGIRFEGDSMDDLGALGGEPPEAPFAFFDGALCSCLLEWEVPMPVTVEGQGVRTAVMDCALWLGAPAGPGKGLEYERLFTILRLDGHEYLTTEDHGTFEDALNDLQRRLPAGVRLRACVACAWSDYSPAGNGLMAGLACFRDAKDRYRQVDGKHGPTGIFAAWSERTEFVQETWLCGEFEHRTGDTGYRGSFPSSPLS; this is encoded by the coding sequence GTGAGCGCCGGGCAGTTCTGGCCCGGCCGGTACACCGACCGGCACGGCACCGACGCGGTCGTCTTCGAGTCGGACGGCCGGGAGCTGATCCGCACGACGATCCGGGGCATCCGCTTCGAGGGCGACAGCATGGACGACCTCGGCGCGCTCGGCGGAGAGCCACCCGAGGCCCCGTTCGCCTTCTTCGACGGGGCGCTGTGCTCCTGCCTGTTGGAGTGGGAGGTGCCGATGCCCGTCACGGTCGAGGGACAGGGCGTACGGACTGCCGTCATGGACTGCGCGCTGTGGCTCGGGGCGCCGGCCGGACCGGGCAAGGGCCTGGAATACGAGAGGCTGTTCACCATCCTGCGCCTGGACGGGCACGAGTACCTGACCACGGAAGACCACGGCACCTTCGAGGACGCCCTGAACGACCTCCAGCGCCGGCTCCCGGCAGGCGTCCGGCTCCGGGCCTGTGTCGCGTGCGCCTGGTCCGACTACAGCCCGGCCGGCAACGGGCTCATGGCGGGGCTCGCCTGTTTCCGTGACGCCAAGGACCGCTACCGTCAGGTCGACGGCAAGCACGGCCCGACGGGGATCTTCGCCGCCTGGAGCGAGCGCACCGAATTCGTCCAGGAGACCTGGCTGTGCGGAGAGTTCGAGCACCGGACCGGGGACACGGGCTACCGGGGATCGTTCCCGTCGAGCCCGTTGTCGTGA
- the allB gene encoding allantoinase AllB has translation MSDAELVVRSTRVITPEGTRAAAVAVAGGKITAVLPYDAQVPSGARLEDFGDDVLLPGLVDTHVHVNDPGRTHWEGFWTATRAAAAGGITTLIDMPLNSLPPTTTVDNLRTKQQVAAEKAHIDVGFWGGALPDNVKDLRPLHDAGVFGFKAFLSPSGVDEFPHLDQGQLALSLAEIAGFGGLLIVHAEDPHHLETAPQQGGPKYADFLASRPRDAEDTAIAGLIAAAKRLDARVHVLHLSSSDALPLIAAAKAEGVRITVETCPHYLTLTAEEVPDGASEFKCCPPIRESANQDLLWQALADGTIDCVVTDHSPSTADLKTADFATAWGGISGLQLSLAAVWTEARRRGHDLEDVVRWMSSRTAGLAGLDQKGAIEAGRDADFAVLAPDETFTVDPAALQHRNRVTAYAGKTLSGVVKSTWLRGQRIVLDGEFTDPKGQLLTRTP, from the coding sequence GTGTCCGACGCTGAACTGGTGGTGCGCTCCACACGAGTCATCACTCCCGAGGGGACGCGAGCCGCGGCGGTCGCCGTCGCCGGCGGGAAGATCACGGCCGTTCTCCCCTACGACGCCCAAGTCCCCTCCGGAGCACGGTTGGAGGACTTCGGCGACGACGTCCTGCTGCCCGGCCTGGTCGACACCCATGTGCATGTGAACGACCCCGGCCGCACCCACTGGGAGGGCTTCTGGACCGCCACGCGCGCGGCGGCGGCCGGCGGCATCACCACCCTGATCGACATGCCGCTCAACTCCCTCCCGCCGACGACGACGGTTGACAACCTCCGTACGAAGCAGCAGGTCGCGGCCGAGAAGGCCCACATCGACGTCGGCTTCTGGGGCGGCGCCCTGCCCGACAACGTCAAGGACCTGCGCCCGCTGCACGACGCCGGGGTCTTCGGCTTCAAGGCGTTCCTGTCCCCGTCCGGCGTGGACGAGTTCCCGCATCTCGACCAGGGCCAACTCGCCCTGTCCCTCGCGGAGATCGCGGGCTTCGGCGGCCTGCTCATCGTGCACGCGGAGGACCCCCACCACCTGGAGACGGCCCCGCAGCAGGGCGGACCCAAGTACGCCGATTTTCTTGCCAGTCGGCCGCGCGACGCCGAGGACACGGCCATCGCAGGTCTGATCGCCGCCGCCAAGCGCCTCGACGCCCGCGTGCACGTCCTGCACCTGTCCTCCTCCGACGCGCTGCCGCTGATCGCCGCCGCGAAGGCCGAGGGCGTCCGCATCACCGTCGAGACGTGCCCGCACTACCTCACCCTCACGGCGGAGGAAGTCCCGGACGGCGCAAGCGAGTTCAAGTGCTGCCCGCCCATCCGCGAGTCCGCCAACCAGGACCTGCTGTGGCAGGCGCTGGCCGACGGCACGATCGACTGCGTGGTGACGGACCACTCACCCTCCACGGCCGACCTCAAGACCGCCGACTTCGCCACCGCGTGGGGCGGCATCTCCGGCCTCCAGCTGAGCCTCGCGGCGGTGTGGACGGAGGCGCGCAGGCGGGGCCACGACCTGGAGGACGTGGTCCGCTGGATGTCGTCAAGGACGGCCGGGCTGGCGGGACTTGACCAGAAGGGCGCCATCGAGGCGGGCCGTGACGCCGACTTCGCGGTCCTCGCCCCCGACGAGACGTTCACCGTGGACCCGGCGGCCCTCCAGCACCGCAACCGCGTCACGGCGTACGCCGGAAAGACCCTCAGCGGCGTCGTGAAGTCGACCTGGCTGCGCGGCCAACGCATCGTGCTGGACGGCGAGTTCACCGACCCGAAGGGCCAACTCCTGACCCGTACCCCCTGA
- a CDS encoding IclR family transcriptional regulator: protein MPPSSVSSTDSTKSATGGVQSLERAFDLLERMADAGGEVGLSELSASSGLPLPTIHRLMRTLVVCGYVRQQTNRRYALGPRLIRLGESASRLLGTWARPYLARLVEETGETANMALLDGDEIVYVAQVPSKHSMRMFTEVGRRVLPHSTGVGKALLANTPDNEVRALLARTGMPAATEKTITTPDGFLAALAEVRRLGYAIDDNEQEIGVRCLAVSVPNSPTAAAISISGPAGRVTESATEKIVPVLQQVAGELSEALASQNPA, encoded by the coding sequence GTGCCGCCGTCCAGCGTGAGCAGCACCGACTCCACCAAGTCCGCCACGGGTGGGGTCCAGTCCCTCGAGCGCGCCTTCGACCTGCTGGAGCGGATGGCCGACGCGGGCGGCGAGGTCGGCCTGAGCGAGCTCTCCGCGAGCAGCGGCCTGCCGCTGCCCACCATCCACCGCCTGATGCGCACGCTGGTGGTCTGCGGTTACGTCCGTCAGCAGACCAACCGCCGGTACGCCCTCGGCCCGCGCCTGATCCGCCTCGGCGAGTCCGCGTCCCGGCTGCTCGGCACCTGGGCGCGCCCCTACCTCGCCCGGTTGGTCGAGGAGACCGGTGAGACGGCGAACATGGCGCTGCTCGACGGCGACGAGATCGTGTACGTCGCACAGGTGCCGTCCAAGCACTCGATGCGCATGTTCACCGAGGTCGGCCGGCGCGTCCTGCCGCACTCCACGGGCGTCGGCAAGGCTCTGCTCGCCAACACCCCGGACAACGAGGTGCGCGCACTGCTCGCCCGTACCGGCATGCCCGCCGCGACCGAGAAGACGATCACCACGCCCGACGGTTTCCTCGCGGCGCTGGCGGAGGTGCGCCGCCTCGGCTACGCGATCGACGACAACGAGCAGGAGATCGGCGTCCGCTGCCTCGCCGTGTCCGTGCCCAACTCCCCCACGGCGGCGGCGATTTCGATCTCGGGCCCGGCGGGCCGGGTCACCGAGTCGGCGACCGAGAAGATCGTGCCGGTGCTCCAGCAGGTGGCCGGCGAGCTGTCGGAGGCACTGGCCAGCCAGAACCCCGCGTGA
- a CDS encoding dihydrofolate reductase family protein: MGKLVSTIFVTLDGVYQAPGGPEEDTRGGFEHGGWSFVYGDDDFGRFVVEVFDRSGAYLLGRRTYDIFASYWPNMTDPADPIASKLNALPKYVASATLTDPSWAGTTVLGGDLAKEVTDLKERTEGELQVHGSGALVRSLLELDLLDTIHLVTFPVVLGTGLRLFPEGTAPKAFKRTGGTITGTGVSIQSYDLAGRPTYGSYADPENS, from the coding sequence ATGGGCAAGCTCGTCTCCACCATCTTCGTCACCCTCGACGGCGTCTACCAAGCACCCGGCGGCCCCGAGGAGGACACCCGCGGCGGCTTCGAGCACGGCGGCTGGAGTTTCGTCTACGGCGACGACGACTTCGGCCGCTTCGTGGTCGAGGTCTTCGACCGCTCCGGCGCCTATCTGCTCGGCCGCCGTACGTACGACATCTTCGCCTCGTACTGGCCGAACATGACCGACCCCGCCGACCCGATCGCGTCCAAGCTGAACGCCCTGCCGAAGTACGTCGCCTCGGCCACCCTCACCGACCCCTCCTGGGCCGGAACCACGGTCCTCGGCGGCGACCTCGCCAAGGAGGTCACCGACCTCAAGGAGCGCACCGAGGGCGAGCTCCAGGTGCACGGCAGCGGCGCCCTCGTCCGGTCCCTCCTGGAGCTCGACCTCCTCGACACCATCCACCTGGTGACCTTCCCGGTCGTGCTCGGCACCGGCCTGCGCCTGTTCCCCGAGGGCACCGCCCCCAAGGCCTTCAAGCGCACGGGCGGGACCATCACCGGCACCGGCGTCTCGATCCAGTCGTACGACCTGGCGGGCCGCCCGACCTACGGCTCGTACGCGGACCCGGAAAACTCCTAG
- a CDS encoding SDR family oxidoreductase, with amino-acid sequence MTTQGTLLGKAALVTGGSRGIGAATALRLARDGADVAVTYVDGKEAAENVVGRIEALGRRAVALRADSADAVEAAGAVERTAEALGGLDVLVNNAGVGLLGPLDGLSLTDVDRVLAVNVRGVFLTSQAAAARMASGGRIITIGTCMTQRVPGPGGTLYATSKSALIGLTKALARELGGRGITANIVHPGPTDTDMNPADGPYAAGQAATTALGRFGTADEVASMVAYLAGADYVTGAEFAVDGGHSA; translated from the coding sequence ATGACGACTCAGGGAACCCTGTTGGGCAAGGCGGCTCTCGTGACCGGCGGCAGCCGCGGCATCGGTGCGGCGACGGCGCTGCGGCTCGCGCGGGACGGTGCGGATGTGGCCGTCACCTACGTGGACGGCAAGGAGGCGGCCGAGAACGTCGTAGGGCGGATAGAGGCGCTGGGACGGCGGGCGGTCGCGCTGCGCGCGGACTCCGCGGACGCCGTCGAGGCGGCGGGCGCGGTGGAGCGTACGGCGGAGGCGCTGGGCGGGCTCGACGTGCTGGTGAACAACGCGGGGGTGGGGCTGCTCGGGCCGTTGGACGGGCTGTCCCTCACCGACGTGGACCGCGTCCTGGCGGTGAACGTCCGCGGGGTGTTTCTGACCTCACAGGCGGCCGCCGCGCGAATGGCGTCCGGCGGCCGGATCATCACGATCGGCACGTGCATGACGCAGCGGGTGCCGGGTCCCGGTGGAACCCTCTACGCGACGAGCAAGTCGGCGCTGATCGGACTGACGAAGGCGCTCGCCCGTGAACTCGGCGGACGCGGGATCACGGCGAACATCGTGCACCCGGGGCCCACGGACACCGACATGAACCCGGCGGACGGCCCGTACGCGGCCGGCCAGGCGGCCACGACGGCGCTGGGGCGGTTCGGGACGGCGGACGAGGTGGCGTCGATGGTCGCGTATCTGGCAGGGGCGGACTATGTCACCGGGGCGGAGTTCGCGGTGGACGGCGGCCATTCTGCGTGA